Genomic window (Ignisphaera cupida):
AGTTCTTGGCATCTTCATCACTTTGAATAAATCTAATTGGTATGCCCATGGACTTAACAAGCTCGAAATTCTTCCTAGCTAACTCAGTAAACTTCGTTGGATCTCCAACAATGTACACCTCAACATTGCATCCAGCAGCATAAAGTCTTCTTGCAGCAACAAGAGCATCACCACCATTATTACCCGTACCAGCAACAACACAAAACCTTTTGTCAAACAATCCAATTTCATTTGCTATCAAACTAAATATAGCTGTTCCAGCATTCTCCATGAGAAGATCATGCGAAACACCAAATTTTTTGAATGCTTCCTCATCAATTCTTCTCATTTCCTCAACACTACAAACCTTTAAACGTAGAGGAATATTTACTTTTGTCATCTAAACACCTGTAGCATTTCAACTACAGAATTTAAGGCTGTTTACTAGAATTTATATTGGCTTTGGTTATCTAAACCATGTTGCTAAAAATCAGTGGAATAGACTATGGACTTTCGCTTTACTATTCATATCTTCTTCCAATGTTTGATGTAAAACCTGTTGAAAGAGGATTTATTTTCAGAAAGGTCATAGGTTTTTGCAGTGGCATTGAATGCAAGTTTGATAGAACTATTCTAAAAACTATATGTACCATTCCTAATAGCTGCCAAAACCATTACACAGATATTCTTGGTCTTAGCACTAACCAATGCTTCAAGGATTTATGCAAATTGTATGGAAATGAAAAATGCATTGCAAGTAAAATAACATTGCTTTATAGCCCAACTGATGCTAGGAATATTCTCTACGCAATTCTATTGTCTAGAAACACAGACTACTTTATAAATACATTGAAGTGGTTTAGAGAATTCATATACAATGGAACTGTAAGAAGTAGAAGCTATGTTGTTAAACAGTTTCTTGAGATAAAGGATAGAATTGAAGAAATTTTCACAAACTTTAAAAACAATATTCAGCAACTAATTGCTGAACTTCTCTCAACAAAGTATGTGGGGCTTAAAACAGTTTCTGCACTTCTTCTCCACGCTTATGGATTAACAGAACATGCCCCAGTTGATAGACATTATCTCATTTACTTGTCAAAGATTTTTCAATGGTTTAAACCAGGGACTGGTAGAAAAAGTATTTGCATTTCCAATATGTTGAATTGTCTTATGTGTAAATATAGAGAGAGGTGTATTTATGGTGTTACAAAAATTTTTGGAAAACTAAATGGTTGTATACAATCCATTGCATACTTATCTAAAAGACTTGCTTTTATTAGAAATGATTTGGAGGAGATTCTCGTACCTAAGGAGCAAAGAGATATAAAAGCTTTGGAAAGAATTGTTTCTATGGTTATTCAAAAAATTGTTGGAGATGCTCAGAAAAATGCAGGGTTATGACCCTTTTCAACTTGGTGAAGCAACTAGGAAGAGTGTTGTTAGAGTTGTTGGTGGTGTTGAGGAGAGGAAGTACTATAGGTTTAGAGGTGGTAGGTGGTATGGGGGAATAGCAACAGGAGATGTTGTTGGCTGTAACCTGAGATGCAAATTCTGTTGGAGTTGGAGATTTACACACATCACAGATAAGGGCTATTTTCGAAGACCTGAGGAAGCATTTGAAAAAATTTTTGCTATAGCTAGTAGAAAAGGCTATAAATATGTAAGGGTTAGTGGTGGAGAGCCAACACTTTCACTAAATCATCTGCAAGAGCTTTTGAAGCTATTTAGCGAAACAAAATATGTGTTTATTCTTGAAACAAACGGTTTGTTGATAGGTAAGGAATATTCGCTTGCAAAAATGCTTTCAAACTATAGCAATGTTGTTGTTAGAGTATCGTTTAAGGGGGCTACAGAAGAAGAATTCAATATGTTAACAGGTGCAAAACCAGAGTTCTTCAATTATCAGTTTAAGGCTTTGGAGAATCTCATAGAGGTTGGTTTCAAGCCTGGGGAAGAGGTATATCCAGCAATTATGCTAAGCTTTAGTACTGATGAAAACTATGCAAAATTCAAAAAGAGATTGATGGAAATAAATCCAAGACTTGTAGAGTCTATAGATGAAGAGTATGTTATTCTATATCCACATGTTATTGAACTTTTAAAGAAAAACAAGTTGAGACCCAGACTAGCATTCACACCAGACAACATACCACAGTGCATGATATGATCTACTGAATTACAAGTGCTCTATATTTCAGCAAGTTGTTTTCATAGCCTATGGACCTAGCCAATCTTTCTACTAGCGACAGCACCTCTTTTTCATAAATTCTTTGAAGCTCAGGAGTGCTCATATAATGATTTATTACTTCATCTCTTAGAAACCTCTTATTGTTAAAGTCTCTCAGTGCTTGAAACACATAGAAGTAATGTCTAAACACATCAGCTCTTGGATTTTTATAACACTCACCACACTTATCATATTTCTCAAGAAGCTTTTCAAGCTCTTGGGAATATAGTGTTGCCTTGGACTTGACAACCTGTCTTAAATGCTCAATAACACCATCATATATTTCTTCATATAATCTTCTTGTTTTAGAACCTGGTGGAAATCTAGACATAACCTCTAGAAGAAGCTGTATAAACACTCCAGACATTTTATATTTGACCATTCCCTGTGTAGCTTCGCCAACAACTCTCCAAACACCAAACCCCTTATCAGAATATGGGTTATGGCCACTACCAGAATGTATAGATATCAGCACATTGTTTGAGTATAGTATTGTGTGTATGTTTCTTAGATAATTGTAAAGCTCTTCTATATTGTCTTCATAGTCCTCTCTTTTCCTAAAACCAATATTTGGTGCTAGAAAATCTGGTTCTATACCAGCTCTTCTCAATTCAAGTACATAGAATAAAACATCTTTAAATTCGCTACGCTTTGGAGTTTCATCAAATGCTACCTCAACTCCAAACTCTTTCTCATTATACTTCTTAATTATATCCAAAACCTTTTTAACATATTCAATGCTTTTTTGATATTTCAGAACAAGCCTAGCTAAGCTCAATCTATCATACTTTATTCTTATTTGTCTATCACCTGATACAAATGTAAATGCTTTTAAATAAAGTCTCTCCATTTCTTTCCTAGTTTCAACATCAATTCTATTCTCATAAAGATCTAAAACATCTTTATCACTTAGCAAATCAATTGAATAATCTATTAATTCACATGTATCTATTGTAACAAAGTCTACACCACCAACTCTTTTAACCTCTCTAAACTCCTCTTCTATGTACTGCAAAGAAAACTCTATTTCACTATCACTAAGAGGCTCAGCAACAGAAACACCTGCAATTTTCTTCAAAGCCCTCTCTACACTACCCATAATAGATACATGATCAGCCTCAATTTCAATAACAGAACCATATAATTCTCCCAAACCTCTACCTTTACTAATATATTCCTCAATAGATGTTCCTGTATGGCCAAAGTAAAACAGTTTAGGATCTGAGGATTGAATATAGCTTGTTGGAGCAGTCTCTCTATTGAAGGATAGCATGAAAGTTCCAGCAATGTTCAAGCTCTTAAAGGCTTTTAACATTGCTGAAGCAACAATGTCAGGAATTCTAATACCAAATGCTGGTCTAGGAAGCTTACCTAAATACATAATCACATCACTTCATGTTAAAAGCAAAAAATTTAAAATTAAAATTTTAATCAAAATGAGGTAGGTGAAACTATGTTATATGGCTACATAAGGAAGAATGAAGTTGATATTGTGGCTAGATTTCCATGGGACATAGGAATAGTTTCATTCATGGTTTTTCCAGAGCTTATGAAAACATCTGAGGGTGCCTCGGAGAAGATTAGGGTTCTGCTAGAGGATCCCTACTTTGACTTGCTAGAAGTCACGATTATTGATGATGGTGAGTGGAGGAAGCTATATGAACTGAATAAGGCATATGGGAAGAAGTTTGCTTTAGGTCTTCAACCAGTTATTTTAACTAGAGGAGTTAATCCAAGTCCTGTTGATGAATCGGAAAGGGTTAGAAATGTTGAGATTTTGGCTAAGGAAATTAGAGTTGCTGGTGAAAGAGGCTATAAAGCTGTGGGTATTTGTTCAGGACCTAATGTCGAGGGGCCTGATAGGGAAAAGGCTAAAAATGCTTTAATCAAAAGCCTAATAGAGCTTGCTTCTGAAGCAGCTAAATACAATATGAATCTCTATCTAGAAACATTCGATGTTGTCTGGGATAGAAAGAGACTTGCTGGTGCATTGCTAGAAACTGTGAAAATTGTTGAGAAAGCGAGGGAACAGGCAAAGAACATCTACATAATGTGGGATTTAAGTCATGCACCATTGTTAAACGAATCACCTGAAATATTAAAATCTTATCCAGAGTTCATAGGGCATATCCACATAGGTTGTGCAAAACAAGTTGGTGATAAGCTTCTAGACACCCATCCAGGCTTTTACAGACCAGGTGCATTAAATACTGAATACGATGTTGCAAAACTATTGACTGTTTTAAGCGACATAAAGTATAGAGGTGCAATAAGTTTTGAGGTTAGACCAGAGGAAGGTCAGCATCCATTAGAGGTTGTAAACTCTGCCAAGAGCGTACTGTTGCGAGCATTTCAACTTTATCTACAATCCAAAGTGTAAATCAGTTTTTTACCCAGTTATAACTTTGTTAAAAAAACAAAGTTTAAATTCTCAAGTTACTGCTTATTACTGCTTAGCTTAACTAAACTAGAAGATTGGTTGAGGTGGTGCAAACCGTTGAGTTCTAAGATACAAAAAGATGTTGTTGTCAAGATAATTAAAAGTGCAGAACCAGAAAAACTTGTGTTGCCTATCCCTCCCCGTGTTGATCATGCTGATCACATAATTAAAACAGCTTTAATGGGCTGGACAAAGTTAGCGGCAGACCATGTACTTCATCCAGAGTTTGCTAAAAATGCTAGGGAAATCTTCTCATCATTGATAAGAAGAGTTGAGCAAATGCTGAAAAGTGAAAAGGTTTTTGATTCTAGTGGCAAGCTTTATGAAGAAGTTGTTTTGAGGAGAGCAAGAATATATGATACATTATTTGAGATTGTTTTCAATTTGGGTGGAGTTGAAAGTAAGTGGGCTGGTTATAGCAGTGAGGATGTGGAGAACTACATAAGGTATTTAACTAATGCTATGAATTATTTCGAGACTCTTGAAAGAGAGGAGCTTGGATATCCAACAATAATGGAGGTTGTGGTAGAGCTTCAACTAAGTGAATTGATGAAGGTTAATAAGGGGAAGAGCCTAGTTGCAAAAGTTGCTCAAGATGTTTCAAAAAGCATTGACAAAAATTCAATTGCTAAAAGCTACATCAATGCTATGCTTAATCAGATAAAGACATTGTTTTATCGTAAAGCCTATGAAAATGGTTTATGCAAATTTGGAAACGACTATGCGCTAGGTCTTAGATTCTTGAGACACCTAGGTTTTGTGCAGGTATCAACTAATCCAGTATTGGCTTCAATAGCATATAACGATGATCCAGAGCTTCTTGAGAAATTCAAGAAGTATGCTAAAGAGGTTTTAGCAAAGGAGCATCCAGAATGGTTTAAGGATCCCGAGAAATATGCTGATGATATTGCGATGGAGGCTACAAGATTTGCTCTCATGGACAATTTCTATGTGTTTAGAGTGCCATTTATATTGTCTAAGTATCATGATGGGCTAGTAAGCTATCAGCTAAATCCACTTATAGCACATGATGCTGAAAAAAGTGTTGAAGCTGTAAAGGTGTTTGCTACAAGATTGGAAAAGGATCTTTCTGTTTATGATGAGTATCTTTGGTGGGGCTACAATGTATCTGAAAAAGGTAGACCAGATCTTGTTGTCAAGGTTGCAGCAGCTTATCCAGCTGCTATGGAAATTGCTGAAAGGATAAATGAAATGGGTGTTGGCCAAAATATTACAGTTAGCTTTACAGTTTCTCAAGAGGTTCTAATAGCCTTTGCAGCAATAAAGGGTATGGCAAAAGCTATTAGAAAAGGCATTATACCAACACAAACTTATGATACTAACATGGGTGGAAGGCTAGAGGATCACTTAAGAGAAGAAACAGCTGCACAGTTATTGTTAAAGGCTTTGGAGAAAGCTGATGAGGGGAAGAGAAATGCTGTTTTAGATAAGCTTGCTAAAGGGTTAGGTGTAAAAGATGATGTGTGGCTTGAGATGAAGAAAAAGGATTTGAAGAGTGTTGCAAACTTCTTGTGTAGTAGAAGAGTTCTTGGTAGAAACTTGTTGAGAGATCCATTTGTAGATGCATTAGTTGAGCTTGGTTTATATGGATCAAGAGACGAGGCTTTAAGCAATTTACAGCCACTTGAAGAGGCTTTGAGATTAAGTGGAACGTTTGTTGCTCAAAGAGTTTACGAGATATTGTTTGCTCCATGGAATAAGGAGAAGTGGATTAATTACCTTATAAAAGAGTTTGGATTGACTAGAGACGAAGCTGAGACTGTAATGGATAGAATAGATCTGCTTCCAGCATCAAAGAGAAAACCCGTAGACACTCTATACACGTTTGCATCTAGAAACATGACAAATACTGAATTCCCAGATCACCAGCTAAATGTTGTTGAAGAAGTTACGAAAAAGAGTATTTCATTAGATGATTTGAGGGAATCCATATATCAGCAACTACCAAGAAAATACCTTGAGATACTAATGCAAATAGAAGACTTTGTAAAAGCATATGAGGCATCTCCAGAGGTAAATGAGCTACTAAGAAAAGTTGGAATAGATAGAGACTATGGAAATAGAGGTGTAAGTCCTGGTGACTGGCCAGCTTATGGACCAAGTGCAAAGACAATGCATGAATTTACCGATGAGTACTTAGCGTTTAGATCAAGAGTTGTGGAAGCTGTAAAGAAGCTATAGAAACACCGCTCCTAACATAGCAAATTTTTCAAAAACTTTTTTTTCTCTTCATATCACGCTTTTTTAGGGGATTCGGGTTGAAATCTTGGTTTAGACCAAAAATTATCCTTGATGGTTTTTGGAGTTTTAAAATAGATAGAGATTTTGTTGGTGATAAGGAGGAATGGTTTAAAGGGTTTAAATCTAGTGATGTGATATATGTGCCTTCGTCTTGGAATGAGCAAAACCCTGAATGGGATCAATATACAGGTGTTGCTTGGTATCAGAGGGATTTCTATGTCGATAAATTGCTAGAAGGTAGAATGGCATGGATTATTTTTGATGGTGCTGGGTACAAAACTAGTGTGTGGGTAAATGGAAAATTTGTTGGTGATCATGAAGGCTCTTTCACACAGTTTAAGTTTAGAGTTGATGAAATTAGGTTTGGTGCTTTTAATAGAGTTGTTGTTAGAATAGATAATACCCCATCAATATACAGCTTTCCACCTGCTAGAAAACTTAATGAAACAGCATTTGACTTTTTCCATTATGGAGGTATCCACAGATCTGTTTATCTGGAGTTTGTAGATGTTTGCCATGTTAACGACATGACGATACATACAAGCCATGCAGGGGATTTGAAAGCTGATATTAGCGTGGAATGCAACAAAAATTTTGATGCTAGGCTTATTCTCATGGATAAAGAGCGTACAGAAATTATTTCCGAGGATATTGTTAGAGGTGTTAGACCTGGGCTATTAAGATTTGAGAGGAGATATGATGGTGTTAAGCCCTGGAGTCCTGAAGAACCAAATCTCTATGTATTTGCTGTGGAGATTTATGTTAATGGTGTTTTGAGAGATTCTGTTTATGAACGTATTGGGTTTAGAAGTGTTGAGGTAAGAGAAGGGAGGGTGTATCTTAATGGAAAACCTGTGTTTTTAAAGGGTTTTGGAAGACATGAGGACTTTCCTGTTACAGGTAAGTATGTACCTGGCTCAGTTCTTGTAAGAGACTTTTACTTGATGAGAAAAATTGGTGCAAATTCCTTTAGAACATCACATTATCCATACTCAAATGAGCATCTGGATTTAGCTGATGAGTTTGGTTTTATGGTTATTCTAGAGCCACCACTGTGTTACTCAGGTTTAGATAGATTGCTTAGCAGAGAGGAGGTTGCAAAGCTTTTTAGTAGTGAAGAGTATTTGGCGAAGGCCAAGAAATTCATAGAGGAAATGATTAGACAACATAAGAATAGGCCATCAGTAATAATGTACAGTGTTATGAATGAACCTCCAAGTGACATACCAGAGGTTGCAGAGGCTATAAAGAAGCTCGCGGAGTTTTTCAAATCAATAGATCCATCAAGACCCGTAACATTTGCATCTCACAGATCTGTCAGAGATCTTGCACTAGGATATGTAGATGTTATATCGCTTAACTATTACCGTGGCTGGTACTCTGAGTGGGGTGATATAGATAAGGGTGTAGAGGTTATGATAAATGAGGTTGAGGAAATACATAGAAGATATTCAGACAAGCCAATAATAATAACAGAATTTGGTGCTGATGCATATCTGGGGTTGCATAGTGATCCTCCGCAAATGTGGTCAGAGGAATACCAAGCAGAGCTAATCAAAAAATATGTTGAAGCACTTACAAAGAGAAGTTACATAATTGGTTTACACATTTGGAACTTTGCAGACTTTAGAACACCTCAAAACCCATTGAGAACAATATTAAACAGGAAAGGTATTTACACAAGGGATAGGCAACCAAAACTAGCTGCACAAATAGTTTCACAACTCTTTAACAGCATTCCAACATACATGAAATGATCAAATTAACTCAATGAATGGTTTTCATTAACTCAATTTTGATATGGATAACTCTATGCTATGTAGCCTCCCAAATATAATCCACTACCTCATCATGTTTCGGGGCTTCGTGAGAACCTAGCCTCATTATCTTTAGTGCTGCAACAGCATTTGCATATAGAATGGCTTTTCTTATGGAATAACCTCTTACAAAACCTGATATAAGACCAGCTGCAAATGCATCACCAGCACCTGTTGTATCAACAACCTTGCTTACTTTTATAGCTGGAACCTCCTCATCAACACCATTTCCAAGTGCATATACACCTCTTGCACCAAGCTTTACTATAACCAGTTCAGGTCCAAGACTCTTTATAATCTTGGCAGCCTCTCTATAGTTATCAGGACTTGCACCTGTTAATGCAGCAGCCTCCATATTATTTAGCAAGACAATATCAACTTGTTTAATAATTGCTTCAAGTTCTTTCAAGCCTTTTTTAGACAATACTCTTCCAGGATCCCAAGAAACTTTAACACTATTCTTCTTAGCTATTTCAATAACTTTTAGCGATGTGTCAACTCTTAAACTTGCTATGTGAACATAGCGAGTACTCGCAACTATGTCATCAATAACATCACTTGGCTCAAGTTCTTCTGCAACTCCTTTAAATCCATACATTGTTATATCACCGTTCTTATCTATAACAACTATTGTAAAACCTGTTTGCCCTTTCGACGAGACTCTTAAACCTGTTATGTCAACTCCTTCTCTTAGAAGCTCATCAACAACTATTCTTCCAAAGCTATCAAAACCTATTTTAGCTATTATAGCTGTTTTAAGTCCTAGTCTAGCACCATCTATAGCAATGTTTACAGCTGAGCCTCCACCACCCCAAACCTGGCTCAAAACCTTGGCTTCTTCATCTGGACCAGGAAACTTTTCAACAACAATTCTGATATCTACAAGAGCATGGCCAACAGAAACCAGGTCATATCTTAATGTCATTTCAATTCACTACTCAACATATTTTATAACATCCTCAGGCTCTTTATTATCATGAACAATAGCCATTATAGCTTTTATCATTCCAGAGGGGTTTTTATGCTGAAAAACATTTCTACCAACAACAACACCACTCGCCCCAGCCTCAACAACATTTTTAACATCTACTAGAAAATCCATTGGTTTTTCTCTAGCAGGTCCTCCACTCATAAGCACTGGAACACCAGCAGCAACCCTCACAACCTCTGCAAATGTTTCTCTAGATCCTGTATAATATGTTTTTATCAAATCAGCCCCACTTTCTATTGCAGCTCTAACCCCATACTTAACAACTTCAACATCATACATAT
Coding sequences:
- a CDS encoding radical SAM protein, which produces MQGYDPFQLGEATRKSVVRVVGGVEERKYYRFRGGRWYGGIATGDVVGCNLRCKFCWSWRFTHITDKGYFRRPEEAFEKIFAIASRKGYKYVRVSGGEPTLSLNHLQELLKLFSETKYVFILETNGLLIGKEYSLAKMLSNYSNVVVRVSFKGATEEEFNMLTGAKPEFFNYQFKALENLIEVGFKPGEEVYPAIMLSFSTDENYAKFKKRLMEINPRLVESIDEEYVILYPHVIELLKKNKLRPRLAFTPDNIPQCMI
- a CDS encoding tagaturonate epimerase family protein; the protein is MYLGKLPRPAFGIRIPDIVASAMLKAFKSLNIAGTFMLSFNRETAPTSYIQSSDPKLFYFGHTGTSIEEYISKGRGLGELYGSVIEIEADHVSIMGSVERALKKIAGVSVAEPLSDSEIEFSLQYIEEEFREVKRVGGVDFVTIDTCELIDYSIDLLSDKDVLDLYENRIDVETRKEMERLYLKAFTFVSGDRQIRIKYDRLSLARLVLKYQKSIEYVKKVLDIIKKYNEKEFGVEVAFDETPKRSEFKDVLFYVLELRRAGIEPDFLAPNIGFRKREDYEDNIEELYNYLRNIHTILYSNNVLISIHSGSGHNPYSDKGFGVWRVVGEATQGMVKYKMSGVFIQLLLEVMSRFPPGSKTRRLYEEIYDGVIEHLRQVVKSKATLYSQELEKLLEKYDKCGECYKNPRADVFRHYFYVFQALRDFNNKRFLRDEVINHYMSTPELQRIYEKEVLSLVERLARSIGYENNLLKYRALVIQ
- a CDS encoding sugar phosphate isomerase/epimerase family protein, translated to MLYGYIRKNEVDIVARFPWDIGIVSFMVFPELMKTSEGASEKIRVLLEDPYFDLLEVTIIDDGEWRKLYELNKAYGKKFALGLQPVILTRGVNPSPVDESERVRNVEILAKEIRVAGERGYKAVGICSGPNVEGPDREKAKNALIKSLIELASEAAKYNMNLYLETFDVVWDRKRLAGALLETVKIVEKAREQAKNIYIMWDLSHAPLLNESPEILKSYPEFIGHIHIGCAKQVGDKLLDTHPGFYRPGALNTEYDVAKLLTVLSDIKYRGAISFEVRPEEGQHPLEVVNSAKSVLLRAFQLYLQSKV
- a CDS encoding transaldolase family protein, with protein sequence MSSKIQKDVVVKIIKSAEPEKLVLPIPPRVDHADHIIKTALMGWTKLAADHVLHPEFAKNAREIFSSLIRRVEQMLKSEKVFDSSGKLYEEVVLRRARIYDTLFEIVFNLGGVESKWAGYSSEDVENYIRYLTNAMNYFETLEREELGYPTIMEVVVELQLSELMKVNKGKSLVAKVAQDVSKSIDKNSIAKSYINAMLNQIKTLFYRKAYENGLCKFGNDYALGLRFLRHLGFVQVSTNPVLASIAYNDDPELLEKFKKYAKEVLAKEHPEWFKDPEKYADDIAMEATRFALMDNFYVFRVPFILSKYHDGLVSYQLNPLIAHDAEKSVEAVKVFATRLEKDLSVYDEYLWWGYNVSEKGRPDLVVKVAAAYPAAMEIAERINEMGVGQNITVSFTVSQEVLIAFAAIKGMAKAIRKGIIPTQTYDTNMGGRLEDHLREETAAQLLLKALEKADEGKRNAVLDKLAKGLGVKDDVWLEMKKKDLKSVANFLCSRRVLGRNLLRDPFVDALVELGLYGSRDEALSNLQPLEEALRLSGTFVAQRVYEILFAPWNKEKWINYLIKEFGLTRDEAETVMDRIDLLPASKRKPVDTLYTFASRNMTNTEFPDHQLNVVEEVTKKSISLDDLRESIYQQLPRKYLEILMQIEDFVKAYEASPEVNELLRKVGIDRDYGNRGVSPGDWPAYGPSAKTMHEFTDEYLAFRSRVVEAVKKL
- a CDS encoding glycoside hydrolase family 2 TIM barrel-domain containing protein, with amino-acid sequence MKSWFRPKIILDGFWSFKIDRDFVGDKEEWFKGFKSSDVIYVPSSWNEQNPEWDQYTGVAWYQRDFYVDKLLEGRMAWIIFDGAGYKTSVWVNGKFVGDHEGSFTQFKFRVDEIRFGAFNRVVVRIDNTPSIYSFPPARKLNETAFDFFHYGGIHRSVYLEFVDVCHVNDMTIHTSHAGDLKADISVECNKNFDARLILMDKERTEIISEDIVRGVRPGLLRFERRYDGVKPWSPEEPNLYVFAVEIYVNGVLRDSVYERIGFRSVEVREGRVYLNGKPVFLKGFGRHEDFPVTGKYVPGSVLVRDFYLMRKIGANSFRTSHYPYSNEHLDLADEFGFMVILEPPLCYSGLDRLLSREEVAKLFSSEEYLAKAKKFIEEMIRQHKNRPSVIMYSVMNEPPSDIPEVAEAIKKLAEFFKSIDPSRPVTFASHRSVRDLALGYVDVISLNYYRGWYSEWGDIDKGVEVMINEVEEIHRRYSDKPIIITEFGADAYLGLHSDPPQMWSEEYQAELIKKYVEALTKRSYIIGLHIWNFADFRTPQNPLRTILNRKGIYTRDRQPKLAAQIVSQLFNSIPTYMK
- a CDS encoding carbohydrate kinase family protein, which gives rise to MTLRYDLVSVGHALVDIRIVVEKFPGPDEEAKVLSQVWGGGGSAVNIAIDGARLGLKTAIIAKIGFDSFGRIVVDELLREGVDITGLRVSSKGQTGFTIVVIDKNGDITMYGFKGVAEELEPSDVIDDIVASTRYVHIASLRVDTSLKVIEIAKKNSVKVSWDPGRVLSKKGLKELEAIIKQVDIVLLNNMEAAALTGASPDNYREAAKIIKSLGPELVIVKLGARGVYALGNGVDEEVPAIKVSKVVDTTGAGDAFAAGLISGFVRGYSIRKAILYANAVAALKIMRLGSHEAPKHDEVVDYIWEAT